The genomic interval TGATTTGAGAAACCTTAATTTTAGTACAGTTCAATTTGTACAAAGTCGGTGATGTTATTGTTACGCGTCATTAATTTTGTTATAGTAGTAATATTCATTTAAACAGTTTGCAGCTAGCCGTCCCTATTACCAATTTCCGATATTCTAAATTGATATTTGTTTACACATTTACTTGATATAGTAATATGTAAGTTTGGTAAGGCTTTGAATCTGTGCCAAGTTTAATTATAGACCACCTAGCAATTCTGAAAGCTACCAGAAAACAGAGAATCGGAACGTACACACAACCTGTACACCTATTCGAAAGTTAATTCAGGCTCACGAGGTAGTGCTTTTGTgattcttctctttttttaccTGTGCCAAAGCGTCACGCATTTTATTCGGCGAAAAATGCGCTTATTTTCTCGACACGTAACGCTGAATGTATGTATCATCGGAATTGATCAAATTTTAGGAGTACACGCTAAGTTGTCACCTCGACTGTTGCAACACCACTAGCACGGttcaagtaaaaaaaaaagaaaaatgctcGAGTCCCTGAAATTAGTGGTCATTAAGTATGCTTGTGTGCATATATTTAGATTAGGAAATACAAGCTCTTGCACTGTGAGACTAACGCTGGTAACATGCTGTTAAACTTAAAACAATAGATCGTACAAGCTACAGCTATGCTCGATAAATCGGAACAAATAATCTAACAAGTTATTGTTTCGCCTAATTATAGCGCTGCGAAGGAAAAGGAGAAGCAGTCGTCAGTGCTCGGGGAAAAGGCCGAGGATCAAGCGACCGTACACGAACTTCCCGTAAATAATAGTGTCGAGAAAAGTGCTAGCAAAATGACTGACAGCAAGGAACACGTGATGAACAATGAAGTGTTGGCTTCGCCGAGGAAGCAGGACGACACGGATTTTCAAGAGAGCAACGGCGTGCATCGCAGCAACAGTGTCTCCAAGATGGCACAGCATTTCAAAGCGTTGCAGGAGAAAgcgaaggagaaggagaaggagaactTGTCCCAGAGGACGCCGAGCAAAGGCTCGCGGGGGATACAGCGTTACAGAGACCGTAAGCTTCAGGGGAACGACAGGTTCAGCACTCAACCGGTCACTTTCCAAGAAGTACAGGAGGCGGTTTTGCAAAATCAACGTAATTCGAACATAAAATCGACGGAAGGTAATGCCGACGACGAGTATGATCCTTCCAAGTTGAGCCTGGCGGATCGAGTGCGCCTTTTCAATCAGAAAATTGATACCGAGAAGAGTGTACAATCCGAGATAATGTCAGTGGAACGACTTTCGCGAAGACGACCGGCTACTCGTTATAAGACGCAACCGGTCACTTCCGAAGAAGTCGAAGTAGCATCTCGGATATCTCCTTTAAATTCTATTCACCAATATTCGTTGGATAACAGTGAGTATCTGGGACGGTGCCACAGTGGGCCGTTTCTATAAAGTAgatggaattaattaaaaaatgttcacatCCCGTAAGCTAATACTCGACTGAGATAGACTGAAAAGGACACAGACTTATATGTGATctgatttgttaaataaatagtCAAGTTCAAGTCTTTGGAAACACCCACTATAAGCATAGATTTATACAGTTTCTCATTCTAGCAAATAAGCAATTACAGAATGACATTCTACGACCCTAAAAGCTCCTAAAACCGTTCtgtttgtaattaataatgtataattaattGAGACGCAAATTGTGTTCAACTTTTTTCGATTCTGGCCTACTGTGAGTGATAGCGTAGAAAATTCTGAGAAAGGTTACAAGGTgtgaataattaattaaatgttaCAGATGTTGCCCCGGAGCTTCGCGAGCCAGTTTCTCAGGTTGACTTACCAAAAAGTACTTCGAAACCGCAGAGCGTGTTTAGAACAAAGAGCCCTGAACTCGAGGGCTTAAAACTAATCAAATCTGTACTTAAAAAGGAATCCGAGGAGCATGAACAGCAAACGCTTGAAAACCGAACTGAGATCTCCACGTCCAAAAAGGATGAGAGAATTTCTCGCACACAAACAGACAACGAGATTTCTTCGGTAGATCACGAGAGTAGCATAAAGAATGAAGGTGTACTTCGTCACTCTATTTTTTCAAAGCAGACCAGGTGAGACAGATTTGAGAGCAGTCGCCTAATATGATGGGTTGGTGcatagactgcgggttttaggcattcacgataaaaatgaataattgcaAGTTAGAACAGCCAaaacattacaagaatttaggaTCGCCAATGTATCATTTTCAACTTAATAAGATTATTGAAGAAAGAActttatatttagctcctgtttgTCCCAATCGATCCAGACAATGTTTATgtcgcataaagatctgcaatcTACTTATGAATGATGACAGTGAACAAcgagaaaattcaatttccaccaTAACGCAACCAAGAAACTTGAATACATTGAATGGAATGGTGTCCACTTTGATAGATAAGTTCTACTTAGAGAAAAGTTCATGTTTCCTCACcattactgttaaaaatcgaaCATTTCCTATGCAACAACCTGATATACTTCTCCTGTAGAATACATTGTGAAGTGTCGCTTCTCGATGacgtaaaatttttttaatcgtgCTTATAAGTGCAGATAAGATTAGGTTGAGTAGTGTGCGGCGGTGTCTGCACGTGTATTGCAATTAACTGCTTGTAGGTACGCTTCGTTGTTGAAGAGCGCTAGTCACCACTCGATTGGCAACAAAAAGCTCGAGAGTGAGACGTCCAGTGGAACAGTACAGAAACAACATGGAGTAGCGTTGCCAGGATTGTATCGCAGCGCGACACAGGCAATTCCATCGGTGGATACCAACGATGGTCCTAGCATGAGTATCGCGGATCGTTTGGCAGCACTTCAACGAAGTGGTAACACGAACTGGAAGCGACGCATAGCGCCGGAGTCGGCCGTCTTATCGGTGTGTACCTTCTTCCGTTTATTATCGGTAGAATTGATAACGAAGTTCTCACTTTACGGTATAATCTGATTCACGCCTGTCCAACCTCTTCTTCGTCGCGGGCTACACGGTCCCCACCATCAATTTGTCCGTTCCCCCACAAGCTCCTTATGTTataatatacgatagtaatAGGTCCGCGATAAAAACAAATGCCATGCGTTTCTGGTGATACGACCGTGTCAAATAGTGGGTTGGACAAGCTTGATCTAGTTAATTTCAACATTAATACATTCAGGGACACTAATTTTGTAATAATCATTTGTAAGTAGTTCCATAGTGACCACCAAAAATTGTTAGCAAGAAATAAATACCAACTGCAAGATACAGTAACCATATGGAACTTTCTTTTCGTTAACAATTTTCATAGGTTGGAAACAATATATTGACGTCCTTGAATTCTTATAATGTATCTACGGTTTTAAACTGCACGAACCTGTCTTTGtcgtaaattcataaaatcggcAGACTATTAATCGTTCGTCGATGGTTGATTAGGACGGAACGAGTAACAGTTCGTCGACCAAAGAAGAGCCGAGCATCAAGCAAGGAGTTCTCGCCGACTGTCTTGGCAAGTTAGAGTCCGCCACAGAGGGATGGAAGAAGAGAGTAGCCGCGTCGGACGCGATGAAGTTCACGGTGGCTGGAAGAATGAAGGTAGAGCTACCGGAGAAGTTGGAAACCGCTCCACGTTCACCGCTCGTCGAAGTTACGACGGATAGGAAGAAGAAGACGCCGAGACCGGAACGATTCAGAGCCAAGAGGGGTAAATGTTTGCCAAAGAGATTGTTGAACCTCCTTTAGATATAGCAGAGTCATTAAAGAGGCTATTATTAGGTGTGCGAGCAAATTCGGTGCCTTCTTTACCGATATTTAGCATTTATTCATAAaggaagtatacaagatacaaGTTATTGAAGCATTTTTTGAGCTCTTCGATGGAGTTGTAAAGTTCCTTGGATAAATTGTGTTAGTAAAACCTGAACAGATGATGGGGTCATGCCTGTCCTGTCATGAGAGTTCCTCATCCTTTGTGTGAAATGTAACCGAGCATTGTCGTATTGCGGGATTACATGTCTACTCTGCTGGTCGGTGAAACATAGTTTTTTCTTGAATTCATTGTATACTTTCATTAATCGTTGTAGTAATCTATAGTAATTGTTTAGCCAGGTTGAAGCTGCTCATAATATATGATGCCCTTAAAATCCCACCAAAATGACAgcaaaaatgttttcttgtGAATGGCTTTGCCATGGGTGGATTGTCATATGGGATCCATTTTCATCGCACGTTATGATTTCGTGCAGGAAACTCTTCCTTCTGAACCGAGAAAGCAAATCCACCGCTGTATCAATTCTGTGTCATTTGATTTCTTCACTCGGTTCATGATCCAACAACCTAGATATCGAATTTGACCTAACTTTTTAAGCCGAAGAGATATCGATTGCATGCACTTCAAAACGCCACCAGGAACCGGAACAAAGTACAATTTAAATAAAGTTACGACAGATTGAATGAAAAGGCATCGGAACTTATTTGCACGCCTAATAATACACTTTTGATAGCTAAAGCGTTAAGAATAGACAGAGATAAGATACTGAATGTACACATTGTTTCCAGGGTACACGAAAGATGCTGTGTCCACGCCGACTAGTCCGAGCAAGGATTCATATAGTAAATTGCGGATGAGCTTTTCGGAGCCTACGAGCGATGACAGTGGTTAGTGAATGCTTTTTACAAGTACGATATAGAAGATCATATTTTTACTGTACTCATTTATGTCTAATTGATGCGTTTTGCAGGAGAAGATAATAAATCCGAAAAAACTGTCTCGCCGACGGTGTCAGTGCCCAAGATAGACGATGAGACGTTCACTTCCTTCTATTCTGGAATCTCCTTGGATAAGTGCGAAGCTGAATCTGTTGATTTGAGTGAGAGTGATTTTGATATAATCACATCGCAATCAGAACTGTAAGTTTTTCTGTTATTCGTTGTAGACATTTTAGTTTCCGGGTTtcacagatttttatttttacagacTAGTCCAGAGACGTGATATACGATTGCAAAGGCGACGTGTTATATCCAGGAATCCTCTGAAGGCGCTCGCAGCGAGAACTGACCTAAGACAAGAGTATACCGAGGTGCGGACTGATATTGCGGAGAAAGTAATGAGACAACTAAATGTCGAAAAATGTAAGCTCTCAACACTCGACATCTCTTTAAATTGTATTGTAAtatgtagactgcagattttatgcatttatggcaaaaatagttcaaatacaaaattgaaaagacattagaagaacattgttgtactattttcgactttttaaaaCGATCAAAAGAGAGAATACGTTCATTCAACTtcggtttcttacaattgacttggacaatttttattttgcataaaaacccgcagtctGGTAATATGCAATGTGTGCAATTTTCTTAATTAATATTACAGTGGCTAAGAATTCGTCTTTGGCTATGGAGGCTCTAGCTGGTCTGGCATCCACCGAAGACTTCAGCAATGTAACGCTGAGGAACGTGGCAGAGTCGAACGTATCGACAAACAAGCTGCAACCATACAAAGATTTGATGCTGATTTTGATCAAAGGAAGACGTCACGTGCAAGTGAAATTGATCGAACCGATCGCAGAGAACATTAACAGCGGCGATAATTTTGTACTAGTGACGAGAACAGAGGTAATTAAGAgcgtaatttttcaatattaatattaacttgccaaatgattaaaaaatattgttaccaattcatttaatttcttcCAGGTATACAATTACGTTGGAAAGTACTGTAACGTTATCGAAAAGGTTCGCGGTGCGAAAATCGCGATGACCATTCAGCAGCACAAGGATCTCGGCAGTCAGGCGTCCCAAGTGATCACTATCAACGAAGACAAGGTTACGTGTACGAAGAGTCAGTTGCAGAAATTCTGGAGCTACCTTGGCGCCGAGAGTGAAAATATAGATGGTGAGATACCTTCCAGCCAGTTTTTAGTTATATTGTTTTAGCGTCTAATTTGCCGTGGCGAAGgacaaaagaaaacaatttttatttgtgtgttcttatttttatatttatatatatttctgTGTTCACATAAATAACTTAAATGCAATAGATGgcaatgtaaaaaaaagttaccCTTCAATCCAGGTGAACaattcaataaataattgattgtatCGATTACAGTTTTCGATGCTGGCCATCCCGATGAAGACGAGCTCTACGAGACAGCAATGATACATACTAACATGATCTATGAGATTAAAGGTGAAGAACTGGTGCCTCTCGAGAAGTATTGGGGTGCTATACCAAAAATCGAAATGCTCGATCCGAACAAAGTTTTAGTATTCGATTTTGGCAGCGAAATGTACATATGGAGCGGCAAGGTGGCGTCtgttgataaaaagaaaatcgcaaCGAATCTTGCAACAGAAATGTGGAAAGAGGGATACGATTATGCTGAATGCGACGTGTGCCCGATTAACGCCGCATCCATGATCGGCAGACGTAATGCGTCTCAGATCGACTCGAAATCTGCCAAAGTCAGACCTAAATGGTGCTTGCTCGCCAAGTTGACGCAACACGTGGAAACGGTACTCTTCAGAGAGAAGTTCCTCGATTGGCCGAACGCCTCTGGAATTATTCGAgttcgcggcaacgcgagcaaAGAGCAGGTCGATGGAACCATAGTTATAGAACCGTgcaatattaataatttattagagGAAAATACCGCACCCGTTGACTTGGTTCTCGAGGGAAGCCATTTGGGTCGGGGTACCGGTTGGTACGATGACGAGGTAATTAGCTCGGTATTTTaatcactagacagcggattttatgcaattatgatATAAATCTGTAggagtaatttaaaacagtaaaaacgttagaagaattttaaaatactggtTTGTGCCGATGACCTGCGTTGTGGAATTACCTAAGCATGATTATCGTAAAATGAATGCcactgaatatcaatttattaataGTAAGGTGAGAACTCCATTAGCAAACGACTAACCATTGTTGTTAACAACGCTGATCGTTTCTgtgaatgaaatattattttcaatctattaaacgtattaagaaataaaatacatttctattttactccagtttgttCAGGTAGATcatttttgcatgaagatccggtGCCTATTAATTACTATGTCATAGATGAGGAATGTATGAGCCAggagattttaatttattttgtagtTAATGAAGCAGTACGTCGTTACAACGACGAGCGTGAAAGTGTGGCACATTGACGAATTCTCTCACACCCTTTTGGACGATTCATCTATTGGTCAATTTTACTCCGGAGATAGTTATATTGTACATTGGATGTATTCAGTTACTATTACTGGTAAATATCGACAATAGGTATACATTGTTACAGTTCATTTTCAGTGAATTTTAAATATGTTTTCTTTTGTAATAGGACGCGAATTGAGTGGTATGCCTTCGAAGCATTCCGCAAAGGGTCGTGATCGTTCCGTCTACTTCATATGGCAAGGGCAGAGCGCGTCCTTGAACGAGCAGGGTGCGGCAGCGTTACTAACTATCCAATTAGACAGCGACCAAGCACCTCAGGTAATTAGAGTCTGaggaataaatttatttctttgggtatacattataGGGAAAAATTGCTAAATATTTGGACAAAcatattctcgttatttttatgttaagtaatgtaaaatagtctcctttagtgctccgtaaacctagtattgtGAAAATAAATACGCTGTAATTTACTTATGTTTCTTACAGCTCCGTGTAGTTCAAGGACACGAGCCAGCCGCGTTTCTTAATCTATTCTCTGGAGGGATGATTGTACACTCTGGCAAGAAGAACGATAAGAAGGACGAACGGTGGCGATTATACATATGTCGGGGTACCTTAGAGTCAGAGGTGTCTTTGATCGAGATTCCTTGTAGCACTCGTCAATTAAGAAGCAGAGGTTCTCTTGTACTGCTGGACAcgaaaaatgacaagatttacgTGTGGCATGGATCTAACGCGTTACCTCATATTAAACAGGTACGCTTCGTCCTACATAATCAATtgacaaataaatataatacagtCAGGTTAATATCTGAGAATTTTTGTACGGTTTTATAATGTAATAGTAGTATATTATTGcatgtataattattatttgcagAATGCAATTAACGCGGCGAAGAAATTGCAAGAAAACCGACCTCAGGAAATCCACTTGTCGCCCGAAGGTGATatagaaattttagaaattaatgAAGGAACTGAACCGGAGGAATTCTTTAATGGTAAGTAGCAGTTGACtataaatagactgtggattttatgcgtttatgacaaaaatgaatcgaTCAGTGAAGACATTAAACGAATTTAACGTAGAAGATTTCGAATATtatctactaaatatgtatgtcATTAATTTTCTACAAACCGAAATAATTCTTCTTCCAAGAATTTACGAACGACAAAGAAATTCGAATCAttgtaaccgtaaaataaatcgtagtgcaaggggttaagagtGTCATTAAATTATATTTGTCGTATTACAATGATCAAAAGAAGGAATAGATTTTAATTtatcttctgtttcttacaatttggAAACATTTCGTTTACAGCATTGGGAGGAATGAACAAGTCTCTCTACGCATCGTTGAAGGAAGATCAATTACAGGAACATACTCCAAGACTGTTTCACTTATCGAGTATTTCAAAAGAATTTATGCCTGTGGAAATACTATGTCCTCATCGTGCTTCTTTGGCAACGGCGTTCCCTTTTCTACAAGAGGATTTGTATCAAGTAAATCAACCAGGTAATTAAATACTACTTAATTGCAAATTATGAACGAGCACTTATTAGGTAAGTATACTATACAGGTTATTATTGTTGCAGCGCTATTTTTGCTGGATAACAAAAACGAATTGTGGATATGGCAAGGCTGGTGGCCTGACACCGGAACGGAAGATCAAACCGGAAGTAAAGCGGTTAGGTGGCAGGCGGAGAGAAGAGCTGCCATGACGACAGCTATGCAATATTGGCAGAGCTTGCATCCAGAAACTACCAAGTATCCGATTTATCTAGTCTGGGCTGGTCTCGAACCGTTGCAGTTCATTAGTTTGTTCCCTACGTGGACATATCGGGATGATATCGCAGAAATAAACGTTGAGGTACATTTGATACAGTGATTATTAAGACAATAAGTGATCCCAGCAGATTTTTAATGCATCGAaacttataactagactgcggattttatacatttatgacaacaatGTGTACGTGAaattgaaacagtgaaaatattctaagaatttaacaatacaactgAAATGAATGTTTCAGGACGGTCGCAATCCGGGAGAAGTATTGACAGTGGAGAACGAATTAGCGCGACTAACGAAAAGCACGTATCCCCCCGCTCAATTATTACAACGACCTTTACCGGAAGGAGTGGATCCCACGCACTTGGAATTGTATTTATCTCAACAACACTTTGAAGTTAGTTCCGCTCATCgagttatttttaaataaagaaatttattatcAAGTACGTCtgttttaatttaaaactttCTGTAATTAacacgttttctttttttcttccagGAGCTACTAGGAATGAGCAAAGAAGAATTTCAAGACCTTCCAGTTTGGAAACAAGTGAATCTCAAAAAAGAAATCGGGCTTTTCTGATGAAACGCCCCTACTGCCGATCCTACGAATAATAGCTGCCCCTGTAAAGCGTTTAATAAAGTTTTTGTTAATTGTTTTACGATGTTTATAACATTCAACTTTTTTAACTTCtcaatatatatagatatatatgtatatggatTCGCGTTTGAAAAAAAATACGATTAAAAGTTGCCTATCGACCGGAAAAAGAACTAATATTATAATGCAGTTGAAGATGTTTACTATTGTctcaaatataatatatatactatacttatacatacgtatacatatatacatacatatatataaatatatatatatataaatattatatatatatttatatatagataggtaattatatatttttaatacatatTAAACATAAATTGGCTTGTGAATATTTCCTTTATATTTGTATGGGCTTTATATTCATTGATAATACAATATGTTTTAGAATGGCTTATTCTTACATGTGTAACATTTGTACAAGAGCGACTGTATTCTTTACAACATACTCTGTGTTTTTGAACAGTATTCAATGAAATTTCTCAATGTTGCCTTGAGTCTTATTTCACGAGTCCTTTTTACGAATCCTTGTAAGTTTCATTTTGAAACGACTTGTTCTCTTGTACTATCATCAAAACACATACGTGACACGTAATTTCAAAATAACTTTATCTTACACTTTTTTCCGTACATATAATTCGCAATGATATCGCAGGGCTGTACAACGTTCACatcgttaaataatttaatttattcgtaTTCGATGATAAATGCATTAACAAAATCAGAACTTCATACACGGTAAATGACGATTTTGCATATGTTGACATTTATAACTCTACAAACAGTCGTATAAGTAGTTGTTCtttcaaacaaatttataaTAACTCACAATTAAAAAACAATTGCTACGACAAAACAATTTAGGTAAAGatctaattatttataataattgatcaaATATACTTGTACTTTTTGTTCCTCCTCCACAgtgaaaattacaaatttcATCCTTCTACATCTAGTGGTcttcattgttttttttttacaaattcacCAAGGCACGATAGTACACCGAGTATAAAAGAAAAACTATTTTGTTTTATCCACGATCGATTAAAGTATACATGCAAAGAACACAAGATCAACCGTAGTGCTTACGATGGTCGTTTTATTTTACTTAAACAAGAATAACATGTTTGCGAAAAGTATAGGCGCCTAAACGGTCTAATATTAAAATAGTCCATCTGATCGAATGATTCGACAATCATTACTTGTTTTATCTTAAAAATAATCGTGCATCAATGCCGTTTAACAACACCAGAATCACAATTCCTTTTTCTCACTTTAATGTCTCCCGAATTAATTATCTTGTTATTATATTCTTCGCACCCAATTTACAATACTAGTTGCAGTATTGGAATATGTGGCTAGTACTTCCATTCAAATCGTTGGGCATCTGTAGCACATAATTGGATTTTCGTTACGTCTCTTCTCAATTATTCTCGAAGTTATAGTTTGCAATATCGTAATGATTTTACATTATGTGTTTCGTATACTGCACGAGCATTAATTGAATACATTTTGTGCCATTATTAGTATGAGAACTAACTGCAAGACAATCGTTTTAGTAAGAAATAATATATTGTACAGCATCATATACAAATTATATATAACAAATGACAAATATGTATTTACATTTTGCTATATTGCTATACACGTTATAAAATGTTTACCACTATACGTAATACTCCATCAAAATTATTTCCCActtattagtattattaatattattattattaatattatcttcAGTATTCTTTCTATACGTATAGGTAAAGTACAAATAATTCAAGACAAATTTACAGAGAAAACGTACGTGTGATTACCATTTGAATGTTCACTGGACTTTGCCATCAATGTAAGCCTTCATAGCAGTTTGACACTCTGCGGAACACCAATGCTGGATCAGTAAATATGTTTCTGACTCCAATGCTGCgtccaatttttttctcaagCTGTGACGTAGCAGAGCCTTCGTGGCTTCCATGgactgaaaaattaataaaccgATAGAAGAGTCAGCAACAGTTTTCAACTGAAACGTACAGTATAAATATTCATCAGTTTCCCACATTACTAATGTACTAGGTTCACTCTAATGTCTTCAGTGACACGATTCCTAAGCGTTTCAACATTCTAAGATACACCTGTGCCatgaaaacatttatttcaatCTATTTCCTACTAGTCTCAACAACCAGTTTCGGTTCTTATGTTATAATCAACAGCAAATTAAGCAATGTTACTTTCAAGTACATGGACGGagtatataattataaaatgtgTGCATTAACTGTGCGTTAAAGTGCAGCAATTAATGTGTATTGATAATACAGGTGGATGGAGAGAGTGATTTACATTATTGCGCATCTAACGAAGCCTGTAGTGTGATTCACGACCGGTTTTGGATGTCTAGCTTGACCGAGAGACTGTGTCGTTGTCCTAATGGAAAGGAATGTCCGTGGCAATGGAACGTGCAATTCGGAAATTCGTCTCAATCGCTGAATAATAAATCGCGCATGGAGGTAAACGCTTTATATAGGATGTCTTATGTAGTATTATAGACCATTGGATTTGCCTTGacggtaataaaaatatacgacTCGATATAAAAAATTCCTGTCACTTTTGTTCGGATATTTTGAATCCTCGAACGGCAGACTATTCTATTAACTACATAATTTCTAATATTTAGGACGATTCATTGcttatatttatcaatttttgaaacCTATTAATTTGTACCATAAAcacataaaacccgcagtctaatgataattGATAATTTACAGTTTTGCAGTCCAACGACAGACATGGACGTATGCACGCACAAGAAAGACGCTGTCAacgtttatggcaaaagtgaTAGCTCTAATTCGTATCTAATACCGTACAATGTAACGTTTAAATGTGTTTGCCCAAAATCGCATTACTGGAGGCTGCAAAAATACACGTACGAGGATGATGATCTTATCACGCAAACATTTAAATGCGTCAAGGTATGTTCTCACATTTAGAAATTTATATTCTGAATTATGATGGTGTATTTCCACCCAGTTAATAAGTtccattaatattattatagaaaagaatGTGCGAAACCGACGATTTTTGCGGCCATATACGATCCGATTTGCACTCAACGCACTACAGATGTTCTTGCCCAGAGAAacatttatgcatttacaaaaatagaaccACGGAGAACGTTCAGGAGCTACTTTACTCCGGACCAGCCTACAGAGCATATTGTCTTCGGTTTACAAATCTGTAATAAAGTGGTACGCATACCTGCGAAGATTGCTCGCTCATGGCTCTCAAAGTGGGTAATAGTTCTACTTGAAATCTGTCAGGCCACAACACTCTTGTAACCAGGCCAGCCCTTAGCGCTTCGCTAGCAGTCAGTGTTCTGCCACCCAAAAGTAATTCGCTCGTCTGCAAATAATAAATCGTTAATAAATTGTTCTTAAATACAGCAAGTCGTAGGTCAGTGAAAAAGTTCGTGCCTGATTCCTTATTGTATTTTAATACCAagtcgggcacgaactttttcACTGATCTAATATTTAATGCACATACAATTGCACTCCCCAATATATGCGATAACGTGAACACAGCAGCGCCTTCAGCGATTTGCCCTAATTTTCCGTACGGAGTACTAAAAGTTGCTTTGTCGCTTGCTATCACAAGGTCGAATAAAGGCAGCATCGTTACTCCAAGACCAATAGCAGCGCCCTGAACTCCAGCAACAATTGGCTTGTTAAATGTTGCTAAACTTTTGATGAAGTCTCTGCACAAAAGAAGTTAGCCGtttgatattatttttttatataatgaATACAACGAAAACTCAAGGAACAACATATCAAAACACATATTGACGACAGCATTTTGTGATGTTTGGTCAAAA from Halictus rubicundus isolate RS-2024b chromosome 2, iyHalRubi1_principal, whole genome shotgun sequence carries:
- the Svil gene encoding supervillin isoform X1; the protein is MVAAGAAVLMAASGESSSNGTENNSTRYENQNVCSRNETQSKQQSSESPVKKCMTPCPMSKNKTRTSMLEKNSRLISRSENKESGKILSLHKTTPIRETKASRLRAASIISPNGGTLVSRRLGMSETSAPLGLQPRTSSSMKDENSILGNSSTINPVRKRDKSYKRKSYLNQSHSMETTTTGDRLTQSECNDRRTRRQSTKQSYISDTISTSNSSNQRQLTTNLSKKLVELKTAYPKVSTQYVTNHPKTSTTPSVNPLASTKYSNIQRTSSGGHSDSEVSRRVDVLTALTKSTIERVERLASQANLSSNYGPQSENHSSTSTQCNSASNTESNTNNAHVSQSSPRKCSILKKSNDEHSQDGPVNHPHAPVSILKHKMSDSEGVQALSNLTHTVLPPVTFSPSVVEPTHKRHGILKKRSSLDESEILRRRSCSPDISFTDNPYSEFRPILKNQRRSSLDEIIKRDQSLDPQPTSILKRKSSREDDREDRQVGSSEPQGILKRKSTNSLRTNNVNHHVTITTDSTSATGPEILDGSEVRPILKKKHSREESFGSDPPSLEPRPILKKKSSTESDEHDDKPKKTILKCSRKNSQDDCAYETELTSPKKLSMLRNRSAQGRTTGQTTENDSSVRPILKQTGTKDNESRVRLNLHDEIAASDEACNEPADLFLRKRAQSVGHVQPSTIPNEFTGVLNKRRSLELTSMSDVLQDKLQARLTTNSNYLKTDLFLGGESANVSAIFSDTLNSAAKEKEKQSSVLGEKAEDQATVHELPVNNSVEKSASKMTDSKEHVMNNEVLASPRKQDDTDFQESNGVHRSNSVSKMAQHFKALQEKAKEKEKENLSQRTPSKGSRGIQRYRDRKLQGNDRFSTQPVTFQEVQEAVLQNQRNSNIKSTEGNADDEYDPSKLSLADRVRLFNQKIDTEKSVQSEIMSVERLSRRRPATRYKTQPVTSEEVEVASRISPLNSIHQYSLDNNVAPELREPVSQVDLPKSTSKPQSVFRTKSPELEGLKLIKSVLKKESEEHEQQTLENRTEISTSKKDERISRTQTDNEISSVDHESSIKNEGVLRHSIFSKQTRYASLLKSASHHSIGNKKLESETSSGTVQKQHGVALPGLYRSATQAIPSVDTNDGPSMSIADRLAALQRSGNTNWKRRIAPESAVLSDGTSNSSSTKEEPSIKQGVLADCLGKLESATEGWKKRVAASDAMKFTVAGRMKVELPEKLETAPRSPLVEVTTDRKKKTPRPERFRAKRGYTKDAVSTPTSPSKDSYSKLRMSFSEPTSDDSGEDNKSEKTVSPTVSVPKIDDETFTSFYSGISLDKCEAESVDLSESDFDIITSQSELLVQRRDIRLQRRRVISRNPLKALAARTDLRQEYTEVRTDIAEKVMRQLNVEKLAKNSSLAMEALAGLASTEDFSNVTLRNVAESNVSTNKLQPYKDLMLILIKGRRHVQVKLIEPIAENINSGDNFVLVTRTEVYNYVGKYCNVIEKVRGAKIAMTIQQHKDLGSQASQVITINEDKVTCTKSQLQKFWSYLGAESENIDVFDAGHPDEDELYETAMIHTNMIYEIKGEELVPLEKYWGAIPKIEMLDPNKVLVFDFGSEMYIWSGKVASVDKKKIATNLATEMWKEGYDYAECDVCPINAASMIGRRNASQIDSKSAKVRPKWCLLAKLTQHVETVLFREKFLDWPNASGIIRVRGNASKEQVDGTIVIEPCNINNLLEENTAPVDLVLEGSHLGRGTGWYDDELMKQYVVTTTSVKVWHIDEFSHTLLDDSSIGQFYSGDSYIVHWMYSVTITGRELSGMPSKHSAKGRDRSVYFIWQGQSASLNEQGAAALLTIQLDSDQAPQLRVVQGHEPAAFLNLFSGGMIVHSGKKNDKKDERWRLYICRGTLESEVSLIEIPCSTRQLRSRGSLVLLDTKNDKIYVWHGSNALPHIKQNAINAAKKLQENRPQEIHLSPEGDIEILEINEGTEPEEFFNALGGMNKSLYASLKEDQLQEHTPRLFHLSSISKEFMPVEILCPHRASLATAFPFLQEDLYQVNQPALFLLDNKNELWIWQGWWPDTGTEDQTGSKAVRWQAERRAAMTTAMQYWQSLHPETTKYPIYLVWAGLEPLQFISLFPTWTYRDDIAEINVEDGRNPGEVLTVENELARLTKSTYPPAQLLQRPLPEGVDPTHLELYLSQQHFEELLGMSKEEFQDLPVWKQVNLKKEIGLF